One region of Rana temporaria chromosome 9, aRanTem1.1, whole genome shotgun sequence genomic DNA includes:
- the LOC120913297 gene encoding G-protein coupled receptor 4-like, with protein sequence MSNETNCTFPKDYEAILFPIIYGSVFVVGLLGNLAAIGVIVQLIKKKNILGVYLANLCVSDLLYIFTLPAWIVYTAKEDWVFGTLSCKIVGFFFNSNLYTTIAFLSCIATDRFIATVFPLRSRTIRSMRKALVICVVVWLIILGSHSYFLGRNDLFTSIQNVKLCYEKYPMEQWTAHLNYFRIFVVFLIPLVLLVFSYCSIIMVIQRTSTLEAEQKRRVTGLLFSMITIFIICYLPYHVVLFIRSYVSDYNYGNCEIEERVRPAYRVSFTLTSVSSALDPFINIFVSDGVKRDIMMELRAIYFCLLSRGKREKSKTGRLNFECNDAPKNNGLLCTHQTKVQTRL encoded by the coding sequence ATGTCTAACGAGACCAATTGCACTTTCCCAAAAGACTATGAAGCCATCCTCTTTCCCATCATCTATGGCAGCGTTTTCGTGGTGGGATTGTTGGGAAACCTGGCGGCGATCGGAGTTATTGTCCagttaattaaaaagaaaaacatcttGGGCGTCTATCTGGCCAATCTTTGTGTGTCAGACCTGCTGTACATCTTCACCCTCCCTGCCTGGATAGTCTACACTGCCAAAGAGGACTGGGTCTTCGGAACTCTAAGCTGTAAAATTGTGGGCTTTTTCTTCAACTCCAACCTTTACACTACTATTGCCTTTCTCAGCTGTATAGCCACAGATCGTTTTATTGCTACAGTTTTCCCATTACGCTCACGGACCATTCGGAGCATGAGAAAAGCTTTGGTGATCTGCGTTGTGGTTTGGTTGATCATCCTTGGCTCTCACTCCTATTTCTTGGGCAGAAATGACCTCTTTACCTCCATCCAAAATGTAAAGTTGTGCTATGAGAAGTACCCCATGGAGCAGTGGACGGCTCATCTCAACTATTTCCGTATCTTTGTGGTTTTTCTCATCCCATTGGTCCTTCTGGTCTTCTCTTACTGTTCCATCATCATGGTGATACAGCGTACCTCTACCTTGGAGGCAGAGCAAAAAAGGAGGGTGACTGGCCTTCTTTTTTCTATGATCACCATCTTTATCATCTGCTACCTCCCCTACCATGTGGTCCTTTTCATCCGCTCATACGTGAGTGACTACAATTATGGCAACTGTGAGATCGAGGAACGAGTTCGTCCAGCATACAGGGTCTCCTTTACCCTCACCAGTGTCAGCAGTGCCTTGGAcccttttattaatatatttgttaGTGATGGAGTAAAGCGAGACATTATGATGGAACTACGAGCTATCTATTTTTGTTTGCTTTCCAGAGGTAAAAGAGAAAAAAGCAAAACGGGGCGCCTTAATTTTGAGTGCAATGATGCCCCAAAGAACAATGGACTTCTTTGCACGCACCAAACCAAAGTACAGACACGGTTATAG